The genomic stretch TTTTAAGACCAAATACTATCCATGAGCTCTTAACAGTGCATGGGGTTAAAATGCGAGTGTACAATAGAGATGATATTTCTCACTCTTGTAGGGTATGAGATTTTGCACTCATTTACAACGAGTGATTTAATTATATCACGTGATGTTATTTCAGTATTACATgatataataaatataaaaatctcCATAGATCTCGCAATATATGGTGAATTAGTGATTGGTTCGACAACTTCGTTACCGgattctttcattttcaaatcGAAGTTTACAAAATTGAATACAAAGGAAATAAAGCCACAGCCTACAAGAAGCTAGGACAGTAGGGCATACGTTAACATTAGGGTCGTCCTAATGcattaaacaaataatatataaacataattgTCACATACCAAAAGATATGGAATTAGTGACaggattaataataataataataataataataatcttgGAAACTATATAAAGCCAAGATTTTtcgaaacaaatatatatatttaatttaaggGCATTTGGGTCGTCCTTCTTGGGTCTTCCAGTTGTTGTAGCAAGGGCACATTTGCTTGTTGCCAACGACGCCCGGAGGAACACATTTGCATTTGGCACAGCACTTCTCGCAGAAGAACATGCACGGCTTCTTGTGCGATGTCGCCGAGCAACGGTTCTTACATCTCGGTGTGCACGCTGCAATCACGATTAACATCGATTGTCAAGTTCAAGTTCATAAAAACTTGAGAATAAATCCTCCCCTCGTACTCCACTACATGCACCATCGAGCAACCTCGAAGTTGGTGTAAGCAGAGGGAAAAGAAGGGTTGATGAAAACagtaaataaattgaagaactCAGTTTTATTACGTTTACCTGACTGAGGAAGCGTCTTGTAAGCCTGCGCATGAATTAATAGAACAAAACGAAGAAAGAAACTAAGTCAGAAAAAGAGTAGATCCCATATATTTCTTAGAAATATGTTATCAGGATATGAATCAAAACTGTCTGAATTTTGATCTAACAATTAGTGCATGTGAACTTCTACAGTAAATAAAGGTCGAAATTTCGAGTCAAATTTGATGGTTCAACAATTGAACTTTCAACCGTTAGTTAGAGTTTTTATAGTCAATACTGAGGAAGACGGCGAAATTTCGACAATGCAGTATAAGTAAGAAGATGAATGTACCTCAGCTACGTGAGAGAATGTGAGTAGAACAAGCAGAGAAACCAGGATCAAGACGGAGGTGTATCGACTTGCTGCCATTGCTGTGAGTGAAGGGCGAAGAGAACTGCTTTCTGGTGGAAGATTTGTGGGGTTATTTATAGGATATGAAATATTATGATTAGgggaataaaaagaaaagcgTAGTTTAAGGCGTGGAATTGGGGCCTCAAAAGTCCGTGTGGGATCGAGCTGCGTGCGCTGAAGGCGCCGTGTTTagcgtttggttttgttttgctttgcttttgctttttcgGCAACAGCAACGCCATGTTACTTACTGtcttttttcattcttttcctAACAGATCGAATCTCCATTCTCTACcttttttgtcttctttttttttttttttttgttaagagaggtttaacaaaacacttccggtactgttcatttttaacgaaaaatcacatttatatttttcCCTGGTAgtattcactatacctttaaaaatggCTTTTCATTAACagggatttttttttgaacttttcgttagttttccttttttttttttctaagcaATATTTTAGACctgctgcttttttttttctttttttttaccaattactttttagttttagttttacatGACGAACTAAGCTGCACAACGGATTGATAATAATTTGACATCGAATTCTCTATTTGTTAAATTGTTCAACATGAGTAACACTTCATTGTAGTGTTATTGCATTAGGGGCAACAACTATTAACTCAATTCCCCTATGTCGAAAGATATCAAAAGTATCTCAAGTTCTTTATGGTCTAAAAAGCGATATTTGTGCAGGGGTCAGATTCAAACACAAAACTTTGAGAACGTGATGATCATTTCTAGCCACAAAAATTTTATGATGCTCTGGAGTATAAAATGGTCGAAGCTATTTATTGTCAGATCTTACTCTTTTTCAAAGATTTAACACTTAAAACCCCGAAGTATCATTCTCCCAAAAAAACCCTGTGAAATCATAGCCTCTCCAGGCTCGGAATGAATGGATAACCGTAGCTTGTCATTAGttgttttccttaaaaaaataaaaaataaaataataataataaaaaaaaaaacctccgaAATATATAACAATGTGCAATGCCAAGACATGCATTCCCACTTGGGATATTTTGTGCTTACTTTTACAAGACGTTTTGATGAGATCTAATTTAATctcaagtgtgtcatgtgtgcaGTACGGTGCATATGTTGCATGTGAAAGAACATGCAAATTGCAACATGGTTTTTAATTTGTTGCTCTGATGTGCTAGTGCATCTCAAGCCACCGACTTAAATAATATCCCTATGTGGGTAAGATTTGTTAAATTTAGTAATCCCGTGTGAACTGTGATGGCACCCAATACGGAAGCACTACTACaagggaagaggatcctctgTGGATCTTATTTGTGGGGATCCTGGGGATCCTCACATTATAattgttcattgtatatcgtgcgatcagtttttgttaaatactatttgtatttaattttaaataaaaattttaaattaatttatgaccacacgatgtactaTAAACGGTTATGATATAAGAATTCCAAAAATCTCTACAATTTGAATCCGAAGAAGATCCAAATCCTACTACAAGTTAATTACTTATTTAAAGAAAGAATACCGACGagaatatcaaaataaaaaaatggttgaAGGTGTGGTATATCATCATCTTGTAATCGTGGGTGATgcaaggtttttattttattttatttattcagacttaaaatttcttatttttatttttaattttaataaatgatattatttacaataAATGATGGAAAGTTGGTTAAGGTTCacaatggactaacaataatatggtttaaattcgtctttggctagaatcaaatctaagacctcttatttacaagtaaaaataaatatcactataccgtaatactaaatgacgacttaaaacttcttatttacaagtgaagaaaactAATACTTGATTGTGATAATGAATGCCCCATGATCTTGACCCCACCAAACAGGAAACCTCCCCTAGGTACAGATTATTTTCTAATTCTGAATACAATGTCTTAGTGGGTCTTTAATTGAACATTGAGAAATGCTATGTAGACTCTTTTAAAAGTGCGACTCTTCATGGACTATTTGTCACCTCATCTTTTTTGGCACAATTCTCGTACTAACATTATGAAACATTGTGCTAAAAAGAAGAGGTGATTGAGAGTCCATGAAGAGTCATACtttgagagtctccttagcagtTCTTCCATTGAGAGAGTCTCCTAAACCCTAGCATTTCTATTGACCATTAAAtcaaggaaaaattagtatccggtcTCTAGTTTCTATTGTTCATTGACTAAGACCCTAtcagtttttagattttgattaAAGTCCTtagcattaatatattaatgaattacatgtaagttacataatttttttaaaaaaattagtaattgatttagagttttagtactcacacccttattaaactcctaattaattttcaacttaaacatttcccaaaaataaaaaataaaattagaataagttcgTACCcataaaatttttataaaaaattttcaaaattttaatcttatatgtatccatttttaaatataccaatttgttaaaaatgtgcccattttttatataaaatttcattcaatcttttctctaatccattttttaaacttatatggatacattctatttcgttgattcaagaatgtatccatgtcaagtttaatagaagaaatttaataatgttattaagtctaatatcttcttttttttttttttttgtgcttttgaaaaatgtacccatgtttcggtacaataattttttggttagttttgaatgtacccatgtgtgtgtatatctacacaatatattggagagtataattcatctttaatatttttaatcccatagttatgggttttatttaaaatctcattaatataaataactacaaattacaattttaatttaaaaatataataacctacatagaaatacattattacattaatgtcagggacttcgataaaaaactaaaaaccacaaAAGTTTCGGTCAAAGAACAATGGTAGTTAAAGACTGCATACAAAGTTTCCCTTAAATCAATTATGCTTCTAAATGAATATGATAACAAAATCATCGATGCTTAATTGTTGTCTAAATGtgatgttatccacacaccccttttacCTATCACATACACTTCTCAAATTTCACCCGTTAGATTTAATGAATTAAAGAGAACAAATATTAACATGAAATATGTGTAGAAGGTAAAAAAATTGTATAGATAGCAATACTGATGACATAGGAATGTAAACTAAATTACACAGAAGAAAATTAGTAAGTACTTAATCACTAAAAATTGAACTGCTATGAATGAAGAAACTTGAAATCAACAACAACGAAAAAAAGGACCAATGACTTAAAATAACCACAAGAATAACTTTGTATGTTCGATGTTTGTGCATGTCCTCCTTCATTCACAAgcatcgttttttttttttttttttgagaaaattgctGTTATTAAAAAGAATGGAGAGCTAAAAAATATtgcaataattaaaaaaatagtagaGTTTCTGAAACACATGAATAAAAACACAACGttctatttattaaaatattaaaccaCATGCAAGCTTCgactttattttgttttagggCTCATTAGCGAATCCTTGCTTCTCTAGTCTTGAATTGCTTGATTAACTTTTTTTACTTTGTTAATtgtaaaataacataaaaatctGAGCTAagtacaagtgaaaaaaaaatatatcactaAATGAGTTTAAAGTTGAATGTTAAATGCTAAGTTGGCTACTTTCTTTTATTAGACGTTTGGCCGAGATCCATGTCATGTCATGTGTCATGTGTCATGTGTCATGTGGTCCTTTTGCAATACGGCGGATGTCACTAAAATAGTAACCGTAACCGGTAAGCTATGTTAATTTAGGAATCCGGATTCTtgtcggattctctttgtgaggattctggagATCCGTGAATCATATCCGCtcatcataaattattttaaatatttttatttaaaattaaatccaaatagtacctgataaaaattgaccgcacgatgtacaatgaatgaacaTGATTTACGAATCTCcaagatcctcaccaaaagaatCCAGAGAAGATCATGTTGGTTAATTTAGTACCATGACGTCCCCTAATATGGAAGCAttattatgggttttttttaaggaaaattaatgaaaatgacttgaaaactttgagttttaacaataagaacaaaataaagggtaaagtgaatagtatcaggattgactttctagagtaaaaatgtggtttttcgttaaagtaaacagtaccagaaacttttcgttaaaattcccttttgtttttttgggtgaCCATTATTACGAGTAAGATGTGTGTTTACATAATCATAT from Pyrus communis chromosome 7, drPyrComm1.1, whole genome shotgun sequence encodes the following:
- the LOC137739984 gene encoding protein RSI-1-like — translated: MAASRYTSVLILVSLLVLLTFSHVAEAYKTLPQSACTPRCKNRCSATSHKKPCMFFCEKCCAKCKCVPPGVVGNKQMCPCYNNWKTQEGRPKCP